The Pontibacter pudoricolor genome contains a region encoding:
- a CDS encoding cupin domain-containing protein → MSEKKYIKQTKPFRVPTTDGKLIEEHFGHASTRTDAFSVAHMVAPPHWSEPHQTPDFDEITIVTRGRKLIEIDGEEVEVKAGETILIKAGTRIRYANPYDEETEYWSVCIPAFDISAVHREDA, encoded by the coding sequence ACCGTTCCGGGTGCCTACCACCGATGGCAAACTTATAGAAGAGCATTTCGGACATGCCTCTACCCGCACCGATGCCTTTAGCGTTGCCCACATGGTAGCACCACCGCACTGGAGCGAGCCACACCAAACTCCGGATTTTGATGAGATAACTATAGTTACCCGTGGCCGGAAACTTATTGAGATAGATGGTGAGGAAGTAGAAGTAAAAGCCGGAGAAACGATCCTTATAAAAGCAGGTACCCGCATCCGTTACGCCAACCCTTACGACGAAGAAACCGAATACTGGTCTGTCTGCATTCCAGCCTTCGATATCAGTGCTGTGCACCGCGAGGATGCCTGA
- a CDS encoding enoyl-ACP reductase FabI: protein MSYNLLKGKRGIIFGALDEKSIAWKVAMRAHEEGAEFVLTNAPIAMRMGEINKLAEHCNAQIIPADATSVEDLENLFTQAQEILGGKIDFVLHSIGMSPNIRKGKSYGDLNYEWFLKTLDISAISFHKVMHVAEKQDAMSEWGSIVALSYIAAQRVFPDYTDMSHAKAVLESIARNYGYRLGRAKKVRVNTVSQSPTKTTAGTGVGGFDAFFEYADKMSPLGNAPADACADYCVTLFSDLTRYVTMQNLMHDGGFSTMGISEDIVEMISK from the coding sequence ATGTCATATAATCTTTTAAAAGGAAAAAGAGGAATCATATTCGGTGCACTGGATGAAAAATCTATCGCATGGAAAGTAGCAATGCGTGCGCATGAAGAAGGAGCGGAGTTTGTATTAACGAACGCACCCATTGCAATGCGCATGGGCGAGATCAATAAACTGGCGGAACACTGCAACGCGCAGATCATTCCGGCTGATGCTACTTCGGTAGAAGACCTGGAGAACCTGTTTACGCAGGCACAGGAAATTCTGGGTGGCAAGATCGACTTTGTATTGCACTCTATTGGTATGAGCCCGAACATCCGTAAAGGCAAGTCTTATGGCGACCTGAACTACGAGTGGTTCCTGAAAACGCTGGACATTTCGGCTATCTCTTTCCACAAAGTGATGCACGTAGCTGAAAAGCAGGATGCCATGAGCGAGTGGGGTTCTATAGTTGCCCTGTCATACATTGCAGCGCAGCGTGTATTCCCTGATTATACTGACATGTCGCATGCCAAAGCGGTGCTGGAATCTATTGCCCGTAACTATGGCTACCGTTTAGGCCGTGCCAAAAAAGTACGTGTAAACACGGTGTCGCAGTCGCCGACTAAAACTACAGCCGGTACTGGTGTAGGTGGTTTCGATGCGTTCTTCGAGTATGCCGATAAAATGTCGCCGCTTGGTAACGCTCCGGCTGATGCCTGCGCTGACTACTGTGTTACGTTGTTCTCTGACCTGACCCGTTACGTTACCATGCAGAACCTGATGCACGACGGTGGCTTCTCTACGATGGGTATCTCAGAAGATATCGTGGAGATGATCTCTAAGTAA
- the recN gene encoding DNA repair protein RecN has product MLIDLRIKNYALIEQLEMHPSPVLNIITGETGAGKSIMLGAIGLLLGNRADTKLLFNQEQKCVIEGVFDISQYNLQEVFSAEDLDFDNTCILRREISPSGKSRAFVNDTPVTLDVIRKIGENLMDVHSQHDTLQLGDTSYQLNILDIYAGNTSLDIYAGNLSYLKAYSETYRGYKKLESEYKKLEDQLAQSQKELDYNTFLLNEFDEAKLEADEQETLEEELKQLENAEDIKLKLTQAVQSLTESDFNITSALKDTAYLIGQLSQFSSKYDELRTRAESALIELNDIAGELEDAERRTEADPQRTLEVQERLNMIYTLQRKHQVQTIAELLAIQDELATKVGNVLNLDNAIAKTKKEMDAAYQDVLKKAKELSDRRQSSFAKFEQELHNLVADLGMPNARIVIQHKEAQPTATGTDEISILFSANKGAQPQTLVKAASGGEFSRLMLSVKYMLADKTALPTIVFDEIDTGISGEVAVKVGRMMQQMAQKHQIIAISHLPQIAAQGDYHYFVYKEDREDRTISRIKQLNEEERVNEIAHMIAGANPSANAYQSAKELLSL; this is encoded by the coding sequence ATGCTGATAGACCTTAGAATAAAAAATTACGCCTTAATTGAGCAGTTGGAAATGCATCCGTCGCCGGTGCTGAACATTATTACCGGCGAGACCGGCGCAGGTAAATCCATTATGCTGGGAGCTATTGGCCTGTTGCTGGGTAATCGCGCCGATACCAAACTGCTCTTTAACCAGGAACAGAAATGTGTAATCGAAGGTGTTTTCGACATCTCGCAGTACAACCTGCAGGAAGTTTTTTCTGCCGAAGACCTCGATTTTGACAACACCTGCATCCTGCGCCGCGAGATAAGCCCTAGTGGTAAGAGCCGTGCTTTTGTAAACGACACACCTGTTACCTTGGATGTGATCCGCAAAATTGGGGAGAATCTGATGGACGTGCACTCGCAGCACGATACGTTGCAGTTAGGTGATACCAGCTATCAGTTGAACATACTGGATATTTATGCCGGCAATACCTCGCTGGATATTTACGCCGGCAACCTATCGTACCTAAAAGCTTACAGCGAAACATACCGAGGCTATAAAAAGCTGGAATCGGAGTACAAAAAGCTGGAAGACCAATTGGCACAGTCTCAGAAAGAGCTCGATTACAATACATTTTTGCTGAATGAATTTGATGAAGCAAAACTGGAAGCAGACGAGCAGGAAACCCTGGAAGAAGAACTGAAGCAACTGGAAAATGCCGAGGATATTAAACTGAAACTGACGCAGGCTGTGCAAAGCCTCACAGAATCTGACTTTAATATTACCTCTGCTTTAAAAGATACAGCTTATTTAATTGGTCAGCTTTCGCAGTTCTCGTCAAAGTATGATGAGCTGCGTACCCGCGCCGAAAGTGCCCTGATTGAGCTGAACGATATTGCTGGTGAACTGGAAGATGCCGAGCGCAGAACCGAAGCCGACCCGCAACGCACCCTGGAAGTACAGGAGCGCCTGAACATGATCTATACCTTGCAGCGCAAGCACCAGGTACAAACTATAGCTGAGTTGTTAGCTATTCAGGATGAGCTGGCAACCAAAGTTGGGAATGTACTGAACCTGGATAACGCCATCGCCAAAACCAAAAAGGAAATGGACGCTGCGTACCAGGATGTTCTGAAAAAAGCGAAAGAGTTATCTGACAGAAGACAGTCATCCTTTGCCAAGTTTGAGCAGGAACTACATAACCTGGTAGCTGATCTGGGCATGCCGAATGCGCGCATTGTTATTCAGCACAAAGAAGCGCAGCCAACTGCCACCGGTACCGATGAGATCAGTATTCTGTTCAGTGCCAACAAAGGAGCGCAGCCACAAACGCTGGTTAAAGCTGCCTCAGGTGGTGAATTCTCCAGGTTAATGCTGAGCGTGAAGTATATGCTGGCCGATAAAACTGCCTTGCCAACTATAGTTTTCGATGAAATTGATACAGGTATATCAGGTGAAGTGGCTGTAAAAGTTGGGCGCATGATGCAGCAAATGGCTCAGAAACACCAGATCATCGCCATTTCGCACTTGCCGCAAATTGCCGCGCAAGGCGATTACCACTACTTTGTTTACAAAGAAGACCGCGAAGACAGAACGATAAGCCGCATTAAGCAGCTGAACGAAGAGGAGCGTGTGAACGAGATCGCCCACATGATAGCCGGTGCAAACCCGAGCGCCAATGCATATCAAAGTGCAAAGGAGTTGCTTTCACTGTAA